GAATCGGAGTGCCGACTTTGACAGACATTCACGAAAGTTATCAAGCGGCAACTGTAGCTGAGGTTGTTGACGTGTTGCAAATTCCGGCTTTTCTCTGCCGTCAAACGGATTTGTTACTTGCAGCAGCTGCTACAGGTCGAGCTATTAATGTCAAAAAAGGTCAGTTTCTCGCTCCTTGGGATATGAAACATGTCATTAGCAAACTAGAAGCTGGTGGGACAAAGCGTATTCTATTAACCGAGCGAGGTACGAGCTTTGGTTACAACAGTCTAGTGGTAGATTTTCGCTCCTTGCCTCAATTGCGGAGTTTTAATTATCCTGTTGTCTTCGATGCCACCCATAGCGTGCAATTACCAGGAGGACAAGGTAGCAAATCAGGAGGGCAAAGGCAATTCATTCCCTACTTAGCGAGAGCAGCAGCGGCTGTTGGTATCGATGCACTGTTTATGGAAATTCATGCCAACCCTGACTTAGCGCCTAGCGATGGACCAAACATGATCCCTTTAGTAAATCTCGAACATATTCTTAAACAAATACTATGTGTCCGTGCCGGTTTAGAAGTTGCTAGCCAACCTGAATTCAATGCTAAAAATTAGTGAGCCTGAGCTGCAATCGCGTCTATTAAAGATTAAGCTTCTAGCACTAGATGTAGATGGCGTGTTGACAGATGGTGGTCTTTATTACACAGAGAGTGGAGAAGAACTCAAGAAGTTCAACATCAAAGATGGTCAAGGATTGAAGAAATTGATGCAATTTGGTGTAGAAGTAGCTATAATCTCGGCTAACTCTTCAAAGTCAACACTCCATCGAACTCAAAAATTAGGAATTACTCATAGTTTTATTAATGTAGAAGATAAGTTGTCTGTCCTCAAAGATTTGTGCTTACAACTAAGCATATCTTTGTCTGAAGTTGCTTATGTTGGGGATGATGACAACGACCTTCCAGTATTACAAGCGGTAGGGTGTCCTTTTACAGTTGCTGATGCCATGCCTGAGAACAAAGCTCGCGCTATATACGTTACTAGAAAGTCTGGTGGGCAAGGTGCAGTTAGAGAAATCTGCGACCTTTTGATAAACTCTCGTTTAAACTTCAAAAATCAGTTTATTTGTGCTTGAAGAAGATGTACACTCCAACAAAGCTAAAGCGACTTGTGGCTTGCCAGGGTAGCATTCAACTCATCACGGCTCTATCAGCGCTGACTTGCCGAGAGAAAGAGCAACAAGGTACGAACGTTGAATATGATAACTACTTAGTGATTTACGACCTTAGAACTCCTGAAAATCAGAGTAATACATTTGCTAATTTCATCAAAAAGATGGCAGAAGAAGTCTGCACTTGGCAGAAAATTGTGTATATCCAGCCCGAGCAAATGCAGGCACTCCAGGCAAAACTAAATCTTGTGAGGCTAAATCTTTCAAATATTCAGCAAGTCTTCTCTTTAGTTCATAAATTAACCGGTATTTCATCAGCAGATGAAATTTATCTGAGTAAAAACTACGATATCTGGGATCGACTTTTGCTAAATGTTTATGAATCGGCTAAAAAAATCTGCTATGGAGATAGTATTGGATTATATCTTTCAGCTTCTTCTACTGTTCTTCAAGTTGAACCAAGAAGTTTAAATTATAAATTAAAGCGATTATTAAAATCATTTATATCTACCAAAAACTCGATCGACGAAATAAATTTTGATGTTGGTTATTTCACAATATCTAATTTTAATACTTTGAGCGCGTCTCCTCCTATGAAAGTGGTTACGGTAAACAAAGCAGTTACCCTTAATATTTTCCAAAGATTAAGAGGAGTTGTCGGAAAGGTCGTAGACTCAGATTACATTAATAACCTGCATACAAAGCTCGTAAATAACTCTGTATCCATTTTGCTGACCTCAAATTTTTCTGAGGCAACTAGAATGTCTGAGGAAAATGAAATTAGTGCATATCAAAATTTTCTTAAAATTCATAAACGAGAAGATAATACAATTTTGATAATCAAGCCACATCCAAGAGATAGCGCAGTTAAAATAGAAAAATTACAATGTAGCCTAAATAGACTCTTTTCAGAAGTCATAGTGATTTCTGAGCTAAGTTGGTTTTTTCTCCCTTTTGAACTCTTTTTAATGGAAGTATTTTTGGATCGAAACTTAGTCCCTCATTGCGATATAAAAATATTTGCATTTAGTTCTGCTTGTTTATCTTTAAAATTTCTTTTTAATCTTCCTTGCATTATCGGTTTTGGCAGTGAGATTACACATCAATCATTCTATGACGAACAAGTCAATAAAAGAATACAGCATGAATTAGAGCTTAATTACTTACTTCAACAGATATAGGGCGATCGCCCCATTAAGTTTAAGATTAGTCATGCAATCTATTGTATTCTTCAAGACTTCTTCTATCATTCTAAAAGACTATGGAAATAAGCAAAAGAATTAACTCGACAAAAGCAGGTGGTATACGCGAACAATTGAATTACTTTCGATATGCTTTGATTTTATACTGCTTGGTAGTTATATTTGTAATTCCATTTAGATCTTTTTTTCCACATGCCAAACTATTTTTACCAATAATTGCTTTTATTTTAATTTTACAACTTATTGTTTATAAGACCAAGATAAAGCTTATAGACACTATAATTGTGTGTTTGATTTTAATAGCTTCTTCATTACCAGTGTCATCTTTGGTTTTGTTTAGATACACGCTACCTATATGCTTTATTCTGATTGGTTTTAATGATAATAAACCTACATTACTTAAAAGAAACTATCTTACTATATTATA
This window of the Chroococcidiopsis thermalis PCC 7203 genome carries:
- a CDS encoding polysialyltransferase family glycosyltransferase, translating into MACQGSIQLITALSALTCREKEQQGTNVEYDNYLVIYDLRTPENQSNTFANFIKKMAEEVCTWQKIVYIQPEQMQALQAKLNLVRLNLSNIQQVFSLVHKLTGISSADEIYLSKNYDIWDRLLLNVYESAKKICYGDSIGLYLSASSTVLQVEPRSLNYKLKRLLKSFISTKNSIDEINFDVGYFTISNFNTLSASPPMKVVTVNKAVTLNIFQRLRGVVGKVVDSDYINNLHTKLVNNSVSILLTSNFSEATRMSEENEISAYQNFLKIHKREDNTILIIKPHPRDSAVKIEKLQCSLNRLFSEVIVISELSWFFLPFELFLMEVFLDRNLVPHCDIKIFAFSSACLSLKFLFNLPCIIGFGSEITHQSFYDEQVNKRIQHELELNYLLQQI
- a CDS encoding KdsC family phosphatase encodes the protein MLKISEPELQSRLLKIKLLALDVDGVLTDGGLYYTESGEELKKFNIKDGQGLKKLMQFGVEVAIISANSSKSTLHRTQKLGITHSFINVEDKLSVLKDLCLQLSISLSEVAYVGDDDNDLPVLQAVGCPFTVADAMPENKARAIYVTRKSGGQGAVREICDLLINSRLNFKNQFICA
- the kdsA gene encoding 3-deoxy-8-phosphooctulonate synthase; its protein translation is MVCTQITDNLSIGDGYPLTLIGGPCVIESEYFTLKMAEKIRQICDRLGISFVFKSSFDKANRTSLDSFRGHSLEAGLEILQLVKDRIGVPTLTDIHESYQAATVAEVVDVLQIPAFLCRQTDLLLAAAATGRAINVKKGQFLAPWDMKHVISKLEAGGTKRILLTERGTSFGYNSLVVDFRSLPQLRSFNYPVVFDATHSVQLPGGQGSKSGGQRQFIPYLARAAAAVGIDALFMEIHANPDLAPSDGPNMIPLVNLEHILKQILCVRAGLEVASQPEFNAKN